The Elaeis guineensis isolate ETL-2024a chromosome 12, EG11, whole genome shotgun sequence sequence CCTTTCAAAAATAGtctcacataaaaaaaaataacccCTTCCTATATAAATCAGAATCATCTTGTTTCACAACTAAAACAACTAGTACGGAACTAACCATATCCTCTCTTCTACATCAGAACTGATACAATCATACCACCAAGATGACAACAATCATATGAAATGTTAAGAATAGGAAGCAGATCCCACCTGCTTGATTTTCTCTGGTGTTTCTTTTTCGAAGCATGGAATAAATGCACGTTGTGAGGATATGTTTTCTGCTGTAGATAaaaatatggatgctcatttgCCAATCCTAAAATCCAACCATCAAACTGCCAGGCACAGTGCAGCTGCACATTTTTCTCTTTTCAGTTTGCTTACCAGATCAGAGCCAAAAGACTTTGTCCCGTGAGAAGTGCAGTATGCAGCTAATGCAGGAGGAATAGAAAAGGACCCATAGATTTAAACCATAATTTGCAGAACACATATCATGAGAAGAACACAACCCACAAGGACGTGATATTCCCAAGATCACTAGCTTATACCCCCTCCCTTCTCTTATGTACAGCACCAAAACCAGAGTAAGAGGACAGAAGGCAAAACACGCAGGTCAATACCCTTCACCTTTTCCCCACTTGAACTGAACCATCATCATCTTTCCCACACCGACCCAAACTTAATCATTTACAAGTTAACAATACACCCCAACACCAATGTAATAACCCTCCAAATCTCCTTCTCTTTACCTTCCGCGCTATACCCCCACCTTCCACATTGCCCAAAATCAAGAAGGGGCCAAAAAACAAAAGCAGTCCTAAACAAAAATACCAGGATGAATTCTCCTCTCCTCATAAAACATGTCGAATTACCCTGGCTGCGGTGGTGCCGGGAATGATTTTGCCTGTCGCATCTGTATATTTGGATGCCTAGATGCAGGACTCATTGTTTGGGAACGCTGCAGCATGTCGACCATGGATGGTGTCTGATAGGCTTGCAAGAAGCTGCTATCTGTCGAGTCCCCACGTGTCGTTGCCCTCTGCCATGAGTGTGAGCTCAACCCTGACAGCACATATGCCCGCCCTGATGCTTCATACCTTTGCCAGCTGGCCATTCTTTCTTGCATCTCCCTCAGCTCTGCATCAAGTGCGAGGCACAGCTGGTCCCCTGATCGCACTGCCAGAGATTCTGACAGTATTCTCCGGCGTTCTTCAAGTATGCAGACAGCCTCCGAGAGCTCACCACGCTCAGCGGCAGCCCTCGCTTCAGccatggcctccgcagccagGAGACGGTTCCTCTGACGATCCACCTCGATCGACATTGTTTGTTCCACAACAATCAACGGCCTTGAGATCTTCACCTCCACGCCTTCCATGTTCACAGTCTCTTTTGACACAGGATCTCTATAGGTACAGCCCACTTTGAGCAACACAGTTTCTTCACCAGCTGGTGGAACATCGACAGACAGCAGAAAATCCCTCTCTTCATCTGCATACAAGTCTCCCACATCAATAGATCCATTATGACCATCATCTGTGACCTGATTGGCATAGCTGCCAGATTTTATGGAGCCAAGGTGAACACTCGGGTGCACACACTCCACGCCGACATGCATCTCTTGCACCACCACACTCAGAAGCCCTCCAATGCACTGTGCAAAAGCATCCTGGATTGTGCCCTCAGTCTCAATGAAAGAGAAGGTCCCACCAGAGGTCTCTGAGATCGAATGCATTGACTCGGAGTCATGGTCAGCACCGAAACCAAATACATGAACAGGTATCTGATGACCTGTGCCACCACGAATGGAGGATGGAACAAGTGATCGATAGTCTGGTTGTGTTGGTTGAGCACCGCCAGAAGTCGGGGTGACCATATATGTATCTTGCCCATCAGAGAGCAAAATGATGCTGCAGACAGGGTTCTTTTCCTTACGATCTTCAATCACTTTCACACCCTTCCTGAGGCCTTCAGCAATGTTAGTCCCACCACCAGATGTCAGCAAATTGATGGCTTGCAAGGCCTGCTGCCGGCCAGATTCAGACATCCTATGAAGGGGAAAGAGCCGGCGAGCAGTTGATGAGAAGGCAATGACAGAAAGCCGGTCAGAGGGCCCAAGATTTTGAATCACAAACCCCATAGCTCGCTTCAGCAATGCAAGCTTGGTACCACCCATGCTGCCACTGACATCAAGCACTGTTACAAGGTCAACAGAAGCTCGAGAGGTTTTCAAGAGGTTAGTGTTCCTGTGGGAATTTCTGCTGCATAGTTGCATCATGGGAGCAAATGGAGCCTTGAGATGGATTAGAATGGTGAAGTTTTCTTCAGAAACTGACTGTTGAATGGCTGAGAATTCTGGGTATGTCTTGATCTCCACCATTCTCATGCATCCATGTTGGATTTCTTCAGCTGTTTCAGCTAAGGATCCCAAAGACTCATCGTCATTGAAGACAGTAGGTTCTGAACTGTGAAAAAGGGGTGTTAGACGATGCTGCCTATTCAAAGACTCAACCCGAGGGAACCGCCGCAGCACATTCACAAACCCATCATCTTGAGGCCAATTAACTGGACTAACTCTGGCTCTTCCATGAGGATACTCACAGGATGTGGGCCCTCCAAAGGGTATCTCCTTCCATTTGGCCCTACAAACTGGGCACACATGATTCCCATGTTTTACATTTGCAGCAATACAATGGAAATGGAAGGTATGCGAGCATTCTGCAGTAAAGAGAGCATAACCATGTCCTGGTTTCATGAAGGCTAGACATATAGCACAAGCTTTCTGAAAAACCAAGAATATATACAGAGCAAACTCAGAAAATGTAAAATTTCAAAGCACATGCACATTAAAACATTAGTATTGAGCAGCTATCAAAGTTATGTGATATAAACAGTGAGTGAGAGCAAGGGCTATTCAAGCACCatgtaaaaaagaaaaataatcagatGCACAAATGAAGGGAGCGGTCGGCAGTGGTGGCAATATCATTGTCAATACAAATTTAGCAAGCCAGCTTTTCTGATTATCATGTTTCACTCAGTTCACCTTACAACAAGATATATACCGGAAAGCAGCAAGTTAACACCCAATAAGGAGGTCAATCAATCTGAAAGATTAGGTTAGAGATGACAATAGTGATGATTAGTTAACAGTTCATCCAAGGTCCAAGTGCTGCTTACCTCTGTTTCCTAACAAACACTGAAGCAATAAAGAACCTATGCTTTTCCAAGAACAACATTAATTCCATTGCTGTCACTTCGATAATGTGCAACAAGAAAAACATCCAGGCAAGCCCTCAATCCATACATTCGCATTTGATCAACTTTCATAAGAAAAGTTTTGAATGTAAATATTGTGTTCAGAGTTGATGTTACAGTTCAATCATACATAACAAAATAAACAAATACATGAACTGTTAGCAGAAACCCAAATGATGCACAAATGAAGAAAAAACAAATTAACATTAGAGGGTTGAGAATTAGAAACACCTAATCAATAACATTAACAAACGAAACAATGAATTAGGAACATAAAATTGGGGAAACAATGGTCAGCAAGACATAAATAATTTGAAAGCAAGGAtagttaaaaaagaaaaaaaagaaaagcttgGAAAGAAATGAAATAAAGCAAATAAAACCATGAGATACAAGAATCGCAAAAAACAGTTAAAACTCCACCATGAAACTTGGAAGATCACGTCCTATTTTCTTGATTAAAGCATAGTAAGGAAATACTCAGACAGTTCAGTAGAAGAGTAAAAGATATCTTATAACATCTACAtaccaaaaataatataataaatttcaaaaattcatGAAGTCAAAGGTTGCAAGAAGTTGCAAAGAAAACAGAAAAATCTTTAACCCTAAAAACCAAAGGACGCACATGTTATTGCAACAGAGAGGGTCATCTGTTATTGCAACTGAAGGATTTATAAACATCATACAAATTGCTTGATTTATTGCTGATCATGCATATCATAGAAAGCCAAAAATTTTTGGCATATAACTTGAGTCAGCTTGGGAAAAAAATAATGAGACACTTAAATTGGTTTCAAACCAACAGAGTAACTGACAATTGCAGAAATCATAGTAGCAAGCACAGCTACCGAGtaactaataataatatatcaggtGCATATAATCTGAGTATGGTGAACACTAATCCATCAATAACAGCCAATAAAAACATTTGATTTTTTCGGATGACAAGTGCTGTCCCATGAAGGTTAAACGGATATAATTATGGTTATACCAGTTGCTAACTTGTGGTGCAGAAATGATCCATAAATCCAATTTTCTCCTGGGTATATACCCAAGGCCAATATATGCACCATCTTGTGACAGATTTTTTAAATCCTCACGTTAGGATATGCATCCCAAGTTCATGTTACTACCTTCGTGACCTACCCACCAAAAGTAACATAATGAACTGCTCTAGACATGAATGCAAAAGTTGCTCTGATTAGTAGGCAAACTGAAGACCCGGAAAGGGTTCATCAATTCAGTAACTCAACATGCACAAGATTTTTAAGACACAAAAAGCCCACATTGCAAATTCATGTGAAGACCTCATATATGATCTTGCTACTTATTTTAGTTCTTCAAATTAAATCTGTAAAACAGAACATGAACAACAAGCAGAGTAGCTGGAGCAGgaatctaaattagtttaaaaatcTTGGAACTAGAGAAATACCAAACGATGGGATCAACAAACCCCTTAAGTCTCATCTGTCATATAATTATTAACCTTAACCTCGTCTGACCCACTAGTTAAGACTTAACATGGTCTCCAGTTCTCATTAGCCAATAACCACAAATAATTGATTCCAAAGGAAAGGAGCTACGTTTTTTTATTCAGGCGGAGGTCATGAAAGAAAAGGCCACCTGAAGCAAAAACCCTTTGCCTTCTCTGGGCGGCGGACTGCGCGAACTCAGATAGCAAGATTCCAAACGAATCATAAGCACGACATCATCTTATAAAAGAAACGATTTCAAAAAAAGTTTGCACGAATcggaggcaaaaaaaaaaagcaaaaaatcaAACCTTGGACGATGCGCTGGATTTGGAAAGCCGGAGGCCAGAGGAGGTCGGAGTTGGAGTAGAGGGCATCAAAGCGCGAAAATCAGAAGCCCCCGACGCCGGAGAGACCGCGGTAGGGTCTGAGGATATCCAAGAGTCGGACGGCGAGACGTCGTCGAGAGTCTTCGGGACGTAGACGCAAAGGTTCAGGCCGAGAGCGAGCTTGGCTTTCCTCCATCTGCTTCCCATTTTCGCTGAGACGGAATAGAGAGGTGTCGGATCAGTTCGAAAATCTCTTGGGTGGCTTCATTTAAAAATTCCGACAAGATTTCAATGAAACTGATCGGAAGAGGCCGAGTTTCGAGGGGAGGGGGCAGGGGATCGATCGAGGGCGgattaaaaatagagaaaaagttGGAGGTAGAACGACGGAAATGGTTCTCCGAGAAGCGGGTCTAGAAGACGAAATCAGTTGCCGCCGGAAGTGGTTTTCCTCTCGTTAGGCGAGCCGCCATGATCGAGGGTTGGtggtcgagagagagagagagcgcgcgAGAGAGGGCCGAGGGGTATGGGTTTTGACCTCGGGAGCAGCTTTTTAGATTTCTGAGGGATTGGGACTTGAAAAAGAAAGAATTTGTTAACTTTTTTCCTCTATTTCCCAAATCACCACTACCATTGACGTTTATTGACGGATAATGCCGACCCCATGACTTGGAGAAAGGGCAGTCATGTGATATTGATCTGGGAAATGGGTAACTTGGAATCGAGGTTGTCCactgagagagaggggaggggcgAAGCGTTGAAACGAGACTGAGGTCCCAGTCATCTAAGAAGAAGAAAAGgcatttgaaaattaaaaaaatatataaaaattagctGCCTAACTCCAGtggtgctgctgctgctgctgctgcttcttcttcttcttttttattattataactATTATTTATGATTCATTTTTAACGAGATAGTCAGATCATCGCATCTGAATATCAAACAGTAAAGAGTCGTTGAAGAAAGATCATTCATAAAAAAGAGAGCATAATCGAAAGAGTCGAGAATAAGAATGAGGGCTCATGCCTGTTGAACGGAGGTAGGGTCAACTTGGATCGAACGAAAAAATCAATCGATAGCATCCGATGGCAGCAGAAAAATCTACACCAGAGATAGCTCCGACGAGAATCCTCCGACGCTCATGTCAGTTTTCAGCTCAACAGATGGAAGAGCGAGTTAGACAGAGTTTCGAACTCTGTGTTCTAGAGGGTGCATACCTCCTGGGGATCTTTTCTTACTTTCATTTATAGAAAGAGTAGGATGAAAGATGAAAGAATAGGAAAGCATTCCGATAACGTCCAATCATATGGAGCTGTATAGGGGTATTTTTAAATGGCCCTGTCAGCAGGCATGCCTTTTGTCCAGCGCACCGGTGGTCGCGGCAGCGGACCTTATCGCATGCATATGGCATAAATAATGACTTTGTGATGTCCTATCACGATGCACGGCAGACCGCTTAGAATATGATCTCAGAATGATACAACTTAATGTGACTCGATGGGACTGCATGGTAGCCACACTTGACCGCCAGCTGTTTGGCTGATGTCGATGTCCAAATCGACCACTAGACGAAGCAAGATGAAAAGGATTGGAAGCAGCCCGAGGTGTGTACCCCGCATGCTAGTAGTCCCAAGCTCATCAAGTAGGGTTGGAAAGTCAAGTCGGTAGATGACCGATCTGAAGTATCAGGCACCGCAGGCAGCTGAAGAATCCGATCTCTGGATCAGAGCTGTCGCGATAGGCAAGCACGTCAGTTTTTCACCAATACCATTGGAGAAACAGGTTGGTCTTTGGCCGAGGTAGTCTTTAACTTGGACAATGTCGTCACATCCAGGTGATGTTGAGGTCATACTTCTACCGACCTCAGCTTTCAAACGAGGTCGGCCTTCCGATGAGATCgattttctggagaccacaatcTTCTGATGATGTCGGCCCTCTAGTGATCCCAGTTTTGCATTGAGACCGGCTTTATGCTAATCTTCATGATCCGGCTCCACATCAATAGTTTCGCATCGGTATTCTTCCAATGGCATCGGCTTTTACCAAGGTAGGCCTGCAGTTGAGGGTGGTTGATGAGGTCGGTTAAGTGATGTGGATCTATCCCAATACTTGTCCTCCAACTTCTGAGTCCAATTACGAGTCTTCATCGAGTGAAAGGAGTTAACTGATGTATGAGCCCGAATAGCTTTTCCTAACGACCATCCTCGGAAGCTGCACATAGTAGACTTGTTGTTTTGGGGCATGGGTTGCTATTTTGCATAGCATCTCATCAAGTTTGAAGCATGGTGGTTGAGGCGGAGCATGATCATATCTCCACTTCATTTCGGATCAACTGATCCTTGGTCAATCGGAGACAAGCCGACTAACCATAACTTTTTTGTCTGGGTCTGTG is a genomic window containing:
- the LOC105055672 gene encoding E3 ubiquitin-protein ligase WAV3 produces the protein MGSRWRKAKLALGLNLCVYVPKTLDDVSPSDSWISSDPTAVSPASGASDFRALMPSTPTPTSSGLRLSKSSASSKKACAICLAFMKPGHGYALFTAECSHTFHFHCIAANVKHGNHVCPVCRAKWKEIPFGGPTSCEYPHGRARVSPVNWPQDDGFVNVLRRFPRVESLNRQHRLTPLFHSSEPTVFNDDESLGSLAETAEEIQHGCMRMVEIKTYPEFSAIQQSVSEENFTILIHLKAPFAPMMQLCSRNSHRNTNLLKTSRASVDLVTVLDVSGSMGGTKLALLKRAMGFVIQNLGPSDRLSVIAFSSTARRLFPLHRMSESGRQQALQAINLLTSGGGTNIAEGLRKGVKVIEDRKEKNPVCSIILLSDGQDTYMVTPTSGGAQPTQPDYRSLVPSSIRGGTGHQIPVHVFGFGADHDSESMHSISETSGGTFSFIETEGTIQDAFAQCIGGLLSVVVQEMHVGVECVHPSVHLGSIKSGSYANQVTDDGHNGSIDVGDLYADEERDFLLSVDVPPAGEETVLLKVGCTYRDPVSKETVNMEGVEVKISRPLIVVEQTMSIEVDRQRNRLLAAEAMAEARAAAERGELSEAVCILEERRRILSESLAVRSGDQLCLALDAELREMQERMASWQRYEASGRAYVLSGLSSHSWQRATTRGDSTDSSFLQAYQTPSMVDMLQRSQTMSPASRHPNIQMRQAKSFPAPPQPG